One Fibrobacter sp. UBA4297 DNA window includes the following coding sequences:
- a CDS encoding carbon starvation CstA family protein, which translates to MITFLIGVAILILGYFTYGKFVERVFGPDDRKTPALANPDGVDRVPMPHWKNVLIQLLNIAGIGPVIGVILGIKFGAIVFILLPLGNVLGGAVHDYFSGMISMRNNGYNVPALSRKFLGKGPAKLVMTLISVALILVGAVFTTTPAALVNTPILVGSHVSPTLFWVAVAVIFAYYFISTFFPIDKIIGRIYPVFGALLILASLAIFVGIVPNLNVLDEFCFSDILSNFHKHPAGQPIIPMLFVTIACGIISGFHSTQSPLVARTEVTEKTGRQTFYGMMIIEGLIGMIWAAGGMFIYHQMPELLTGASGVKVLSVLVSTVIPWAPISILVVVGVIILAITSGDTSLRSLRLTVAELTGLEQTSVKNRLLLTVPMFALCAVIIFWSNMNPEGFNILWNYFSWSNQLMAVCSLCVATVYLRSKKKNFWIALIPCMFMTFITADYILWVSPENLKGAPLGFGLDYKTALVIALHDAAILGFFLCVRGKELTKMPGFDADVWRPELDKGKIPKAQ; encoded by the coding sequence ACCGCGTCCCGATGCCGCACTGGAAAAACGTTCTCATTCAGCTTTTGAACATTGCAGGCATTGGCCCTGTGATTGGCGTGATTCTTGGCATCAAGTTTGGCGCTATCGTGTTCATCTTGCTCCCGCTCGGAAACGTGCTCGGCGGTGCGGTGCACGACTACTTCAGCGGCATGATTAGCATGCGCAACAACGGTTACAACGTTCCGGCTCTCTCCCGCAAGTTCTTGGGCAAGGGACCGGCAAAACTTGTAATGACACTCATTTCCGTGGCGCTCATTCTCGTTGGCGCCGTGTTTACCACGACTCCGGCCGCTCTCGTGAACACCCCGATTCTCGTCGGCAGCCACGTCTCGCCGACACTTTTCTGGGTCGCCGTCGCAGTGATTTTCGCATACTACTTCATCAGCACATTCTTCCCGATTGACAAGATTATCGGCCGCATCTACCCGGTTTTCGGTGCACTCCTGATTCTCGCCTCCCTTGCTATTTTCGTGGGCATTGTCCCGAACTTGAACGTACTCGATGAATTCTGCTTTAGCGACATCTTGAGCAACTTCCACAAGCATCCGGCAGGTCAGCCGATTATCCCGATGCTCTTCGTGACGATTGCCTGCGGTATCATTAGCGGCTTCCACAGCACTCAGAGCCCGCTCGTTGCACGTACTGAAGTCACGGAAAAGACCGGCCGCCAGACATTCTACGGCATGATGATTATCGAAGGTTTGATTGGTATGATTTGGGCTGCAGGTGGCATGTTCATTTATCACCAGATGCCGGAACTCTTGACTGGCGCTTCGGGCGTGAAGGTCTTGAGCGTTCTCGTTTCGACCGTGATTCCCTGGGCTCCAATTTCGATTCTCGTGGTCGTAGGCGTGATTATCCTTGCTATCACAAGTGGCGACACCAGCCTCAGAAGCCTCCGCCTTACCGTTGCAGAACTCACCGGGCTTGAACAGACTTCTGTCAAGAACCGCCTCCTCCTTACAGTTCCGATGTTCGCCCTTTGCGCTGTGATTATCTTCTGGAGCAACATGAACCCCGAAGGTTTCAACATCTTGTGGAACTACTTCAGCTGGAGCAACCAGCTCATGGCCGTTTGCAGCCTCTGCGTGGCAACCGTCTACCTCCGCAGCAAAAAGAAGAACTTCTGGATTGCGCTTATCCCGTGCATGTTCATGACGTTCATTACAGCCGATTACATTCTCTGGGTGAGCCCGGAAAACCTCAAGGGCGCTCCGCTCGGATTTGGTCTCGACTACAAGACGGCCCTCGTGATTGCACTCCATGATGCCGCTATCCTCGGATTCTTCCTCTGCGTCCGTGGCAAGGAGCTTACCAAGATGCCTGGTTTCGATGCCGATGTTTGGAGACCGGAACTGGACAAAGGTAAAATTCCGAAGGCTCAATAA